In a single window of the Prinia subflava isolate CZ2003 ecotype Zambia chromosome 3, Cam_Psub_1.2, whole genome shotgun sequence genome:
- the HHLA2 gene encoding LOW QUALITY PROTEIN: HERV-H LTR-associating protein 2 (The sequence of the model RefSeq protein was modified relative to this genomic sequence to represent the inferred CDS: inserted 2 bases in 2 codons), whose protein sequence is MICLLHISDTLWGVAEQEEVTGLFSIDCILPCHFPGHDEVIHWSKENKKVHSYYQQNDQVEEQDPHYRLRTHLFQEDIPSGNASLKRINLPMTDEGSYTCSVGTAPGRTEVEVLLHIRAPSSYALEYQKTKKGXLKCYAFLSYPAPNISWGQGNISIQETDHEETGNGVLCSLRSDKDIINXDRYHCHIHFHHKVWADEWKMQGHPELADEIPAKTFSP, encoded by the exons ATGATCTGTTTACTTCACATCAGTGATACACTTTGGG GTGTTGCAGAACAGGAAGAAGTAACAGGGCTGTTTTCCATAGATTGCATCCTCCCTTGTCATTTCCCTGGTCATGATGAAGTAATTCACTGGagcaaagagaacaaaaaagtgCACAGTTATTACCAGCAGAACGATCAGGTGGAAGAACAAGATCCACATTACAGACTCAGAACACACCTTTTCCAGGAGGACATCCCTAGTGGAAATGCCTCCTTGAAACGTATTAACCTGCCCATGACTGATGAGGGCTCTTATACCTGCAGTGTGGGAACAGCACCAGGTCGAACAGAAGTGGAAGTGCTGCTACACATAAGAG CTCCTTCTTCTTATGCGCTGGAATACcaaaagacaaagaaag GACTGAAGTGCTATGCCTTTCTCTCTTATCCAGCACCAAATATATCTTGGGGACAAGGCAATATATCCATCCAAGAGACAGACCATGAGGAAACCGGGAATGGAGTTCTCTGTTCTCTTAGAAGTGACAAGGACATTATAA ATGACAGATACCACTGTCATATTCATTTCCATCATAAAGTGTGGGCAGATGAATGGAAGATGCAAG